One Candidatus Binatia bacterium DNA segment encodes these proteins:
- a CDS encoding ABC transporter permease: MTLAIATLWRREIVRFYRQRSRIIGALATPILFWLVLGSGFAGSFEAGEGLSSLGYSEYFFPGTIVLVILFTAIFSTISVIEDRKEGFLQAVLVAPVPRSAIVLGKVLGGSTLALGQALLLLLAAPLAGLSPTLGGFLGAVLMLAVIAVSLTTLGFMIAWKMESTQGFHAVMNLLLIPMWLLSGAFFPAAGASPWMGFLMRLNPLTYGMASVRWALDPNSIGPDSSIPSMAISIALTFAFAIAAFVAATRMASAPLDPDLV; this comes from the coding sequence GTGACTCTGGCAATCGCGACTCTCTGGCGACGAGAAATCGTTCGCTTCTACCGACAACGCAGTCGGATCATCGGAGCGCTCGCGACGCCGATCCTGTTTTGGCTGGTGCTCGGTTCAGGCTTCGCCGGCTCCTTTGAGGCCGGAGAAGGCCTCAGCAGCCTCGGGTACTCTGAATATTTCTTCCCGGGTACGATCGTCCTGGTGATTCTCTTCACTGCAATTTTCTCGACCATCTCGGTAATCGAAGACCGCAAGGAAGGTTTTTTACAAGCCGTCCTGGTAGCGCCGGTGCCTCGATCGGCGATCGTTCTCGGAAAAGTCCTCGGAGGCAGCACTCTGGCTCTCGGACAAGCGCTCCTGCTCCTGCTCGCAGCGCCTCTGGCTGGCCTTTCACCGACCCTGGGCGGTTTTCTCGGTGCCGTCCTCATGCTCGCTGTCATTGCCGTCAGCCTGACGACGCTGGGCTTCATGATCGCCTGGAAGATGGAATCCACCCAAGGGTTCCACGCCGTCATGAACCTTCTTCTGATTCCCATGTGGCTCCTTTCCGGGGCATTCTTTCCCGCGGCTGGCGCCTCGCCATGGATGGGATTTCTGATGCGCCTCAATCCGCTAACTTATGGAATGGCCTCGGTTCGCTGGGCACTTGACCCGAACTCGATCGGTCCCGATTCCAGCATACCGTCGATGGCGATCTCCATTGCCCTAACCTTCGCCTTTGCCATCGCCGCCTTTGTTGCAGCGACGCGCATGGCTTCAGCACCTCTGGACCCGGATCTCGTATGA
- the cyoE gene encoding heme o synthase — protein sequence METQTLRNQAVDATQTWATDLIELTKPRITLMVLITTAAGFWLGASTIEILPFWGTLLGTALIASGASCLNQVIEVRTDALMERTRRRPLAAGRMDRMQGAIFGVLLSIAGTALLAVAANQLTAGLGVLTLFLYTAVYTPLKRVNSLCTVIGAVPGAIPPMMGWTAATNQLSIEAWVLFGILFFWQMPHFLAIAWIYREDYEKGLQPMLPVHDQQGSATARQMLLYSLGLLPVSLLPSILGMSEPAYFWGALLLGLTFLGSAAYTAQVRNKTAARILLRVSVIYLPALLLLLSSTKAWSE from the coding sequence ATGGAGACGCAAACACTCCGCAACCAAGCGGTGGACGCAACCCAGACGTGGGCCACCGACCTGATCGAGTTGACCAAACCTCGCATCACCCTGATGGTTCTGATCACGACCGCAGCCGGCTTCTGGCTGGGGGCCTCGACGATCGAGATCCTGCCGTTTTGGGGAACCCTGCTGGGCACGGCATTGATCGCGTCAGGTGCGAGCTGCCTGAATCAGGTGATCGAAGTTCGCACCGATGCCTTGATGGAGCGAACCCGACGCCGCCCGCTCGCCGCCGGGCGAATGGATCGAATGCAAGGTGCCATATTCGGCGTCCTCCTCTCCATAGCCGGCACGGCGCTCCTCGCAGTCGCCGCCAATCAGCTCACCGCGGGTCTCGGCGTCCTGACACTCTTTCTCTACACGGCGGTCTACACCCCGCTCAAGCGCGTCAACTCCCTCTGCACCGTGATCGGCGCCGTACCCGGAGCCATTCCGCCGATGATGGGCTGGACCGCCGCGACGAATCAGCTCTCAATCGAGGCCTGGGTCCTTTTCGGGATTTTATTTTTCTGGCAAATGCCCCACTTTCTCGCGATCGCGTGGATCTATCGAGAGGACTATGAAAAGGGCCTGCAGCCCATGCTGCCTGTGCACGACCAGCAAGGGTCGGCCACCGCCCGACAGATGCTGCTGTACAGTCTGGGATTGCTTCCGGTGAGCCTGCTCCCCTCGATTCTCGGCATGTCTGAACCAGCCTACTTCTGGGGGGCTCTGCTTCTGGGCCTGACCTTCCTCGGCTCGGCGGCCTACACCGCCCAAGTCCGCAACAAAACGGCCGCTCGGATCCTTTTGCGAGTTTCCGTAATCTACCTACCCGCCCTCCTTCTCCTTCTCAGCAGCACCAAAGCATGGAGCGAATGA
- a CDS encoding cytochrome c oxidase subunit II transmembrane domain-containing protein, with amino-acid sequence MQTKIFWICGVIFFAVQIQILLNLLRQRRLADAARSEAIHAEIIWTLVPAALVTAIALMAWQQGPLERAANPPVTITVPSSLPTRGS; translated from the coding sequence TTGCAAACTAAGATTTTCTGGATTTGTGGCGTTATATTTTTCGCGGTGCAAATCCAGATTCTGCTGAACCTGCTGCGACAGCGGCGACTCGCGGATGCAGCGCGGTCCGAGGCGATCCACGCGGAAATCATCTGGACTCTGGTTCCCGCGGCGCTGGTCACCGCTATAGCCTTGATGGCCTGGCAACAAGGACCACTCGAGCGAGCCGCAAACCCGCCCGTCACGATCACCGTCCCCTCATCGCTCCCGACGCGGGGGTCATGA
- a CDS encoding ATP-binding cassette domain-containing protein, whose product MNEDRNMILEVHELAHRYGDTAALQGLSFGVKAGEIFGLLGPNGGGKTTLFRILSTLLKPDAGRASIRGHCVVSESEAVRRQIGVVFQSPSLDLQLTVRENMRHQGHLYGIRGADLETRIDEMLDQVGVRDREGELVRNLSGGLQRRIDLAKGLMHRPSLVLLDEPTTGLDPGARLDLWSYLERARSEQGLSVLITTHLMEDADRCDRLLFLDRGQAAALDSPEALRQSLGGDVVTIRAGDLDNLASELSTKFGQSSEKVDDTLRVRRAGGPEFVPQLFEAFPGQIDAVSVGRPTLEDVFMQKTGHRLWDRDGD is encoded by the coding sequence ATGAACGAGGACAGGAACATGATTCTCGAAGTCCACGAACTGGCGCATCGCTACGGAGACACCGCAGCGCTTCAGGGACTCTCGTTCGGAGTCAAGGCAGGCGAGATCTTCGGGCTCCTCGGGCCTAACGGAGGCGGCAAGACCACCCTGTTCCGGATTCTCTCCACCTTGCTCAAACCAGATGCGGGACGTGCTTCAATCCGGGGGCATTGCGTGGTCTCCGAAAGCGAGGCTGTGCGTCGTCAAATTGGGGTCGTATTCCAATCTCCCAGCCTCGACCTCCAGCTCACCGTGCGCGAAAACATGCGCCATCAGGGGCACCTCTACGGAATTCGCGGCGCGGACCTTGAAACCCGCATCGACGAAATGCTCGATCAAGTCGGCGTCCGTGACCGCGAGGGCGAGCTTGTGCGGAACCTCTCCGGCGGGCTGCAACGACGAATCGATCTGGCGAAGGGATTGATGCACCGTCCCTCGCTCGTCTTGCTCGATGAACCCACTACCGGCCTGGACCCGGGTGCCCGCCTGGACCTCTGGAGCTACCTCGAGAGGGCGCGCAGCGAGCAAGGCCTGAGCGTTCTGATCACAACACACCTGATGGAAGATGCCGACCGCTGCGATCGACTCCTTTTTCTGGATCGCGGTCAGGCGGCAGCGCTCGACAGCCCGGAAGCGCTGCGCCAGAGCCTGGGCGGCGATGTGGTCACCATTCGGGCCGGCGACCTGGACAATCTCGCCTCGGAACTCTCGACCAAGTTCGGACAAAGCTCCGAAAAAGTGGATGACACTCTGCGGGTCCGACGGGCAGGAGGCCCTGAATTTGTCCCGCAACTCTTCGAAGCCTTTCCAGGTCAGATCGATGCCGTCAGCGTCGGTCGACCGACGCTCGAAGATGTCTTCATGCAGAAGACCGGTCATCGACTCTGGGATCGCGACGGCGACTGA